ACATCAAGCGGCAAGATGATAAGAGTCGATATGCAAAGCATCCGCAAAGCAGGACGTAATACAAGCGGTGTGATCGTCGTAAATGTCGATGGCGATGATGTTGTAAGTATCGCAAGATGCCCTAAGGCTGAAGATGGTGATGATGAAGAAGCATCAGGCGAAGATATGGGGCTTTTGGAATAAATTTTGCTGTTAAATTTTAAATAAAAGCATAAAAAGGTTGTTTATGAAGATTAAAATTTTATTTTTTGCTGTAATGGCGACACTTTTTAGTGGTTGTACATTTAATGGCTTTATGGGCGAGCCGACAAGCACATCAAACCGCAATGTAGTCATCCAAAAGGTCGATAAAGACGATCTTAGAGAGGTGATGAAAAAAGAGAAGATGATATATGATAGCGCTCCAAGAGAGACTACTTTTAGAGCCACAGGCGAGGGCATAGCTCCGCTAAATTCGCTCTCGTACGCTCAGTCAGTCACTCTTGCAAAAAGAGCAGCAATGGCTGATGCTTATTCTCAGCTTGCTGGCAAGCTTTATGGCGTAAAGATCAACGCTGAAGACACAGTAAGAGACGCTATGCTAAACGACTCATCTATCACTTCAAAGGTTCAAGGTCTTGTTAAAAACGCAAGGATCGTGAATGAAAATTTCAAAGACGGGCTTTATAAGGTAAATATGGAGCTTAAGATAGACGAAGATAAGTGGCGAGAAGTCTTTTCTTACTAACGATACTTTTAAATTTTGCCTTTTGCTTGGAAGAATTTATCTTCTGGGCGAAGGTCGATACAAAAAACCAAATAGTTGCCTTTGAAGAAATTTCATTTTCAATGGCGATGACTCTAACACCAAATCCAAAACCAAAATTTCTTTGTCAAATAGACGCTTTTAAAGATGAAAACACCACAACTCTTGGCTTTTTAAATTTACACAAAGATGAAATTTTTGACTGCTTTGCCTTAAAAAAAGTGATGATAAAAAATGAGCTTAATGTCAAAAATGCACAGGTCACAAACGCTTCAAATTTGAAAATTTTGCCAGTTAGATTTATGGTGGAATTTAAGCCAAAATCCGCTATCATCGGCACACTTCAATAAAAAGAGATCAAATGAATATCGTCATAGTAGAAGATGACATCAATATGCGAAAGTCGCTTGAGATCGCACTTGGCGAGTATGAAGAGCTAAATATAAAAAGCTATAAGAGCGCAGTTGAAGCCCTAAAAAAGCTAAGCGACGACACTGATCTAATCATCACCGATATAAACATGCCAAAGATGGATGGACTTGAGTTCATTAAAGAGTTAAACGGCAAATTTGACGTCATTATAATGACAGGAAACGCGACACTTAACAAGGCGATAGAGAGCGTTAGGCTCGGCGTAAAGGACTTTTTAACCAAGCCGTTTGACGTCTCAACGCTTTACGAGGCGATAAAAAGGGTCGAGCTTCTTAAGCAAAAAACTCCAAAAACCATAAAAAAAGTTGAAACCAAAAACGAAAACAATGGCTTTTTAGCCACTTCAAAAGCTCTTGAAGCGACACTAAATATCGCGCTAAAAGCTGCAAGGACTGATGCTTCAATAATGCTTAGTGGTGAAAGTGGCGTTGGTAAGGAGGTCTTTGCTAAATTTATCCATGCAAACTCGCCTAGAAAAGATGCAGCATTTGTTGCTTTAAATATGGCAGCGATCCCTGAAAATTTGATAGAAAGTGAGCTTTTTGGCTTTGAAAAAGGCGCATTTACTGACGCTGCGACTACCAAAAAAGGGCAGTTTGAACTGGCAAATGGCGGAACGCTATTTTTAGATGAGATCGGCGAGATGCCTATAAATTTACAGCCAAAATTACTTCGTGCCTTACAGGAGCGCGAGATAACAAGGCTTGGTGCCACAAAGAGCGAAAAGATAGATGTTCGCATCATCTGTGCTACAAACGCAAATTTAGAGCTTGCTATGAAAGAGGGCAGGTTTAGAGAGGATCTTTTCTACCGCCTAAATACGATCCCGCTTTTCATCCCGCCACTTCGCGAGCGAAAGGATGAAATTTTGCCTATCGCGCAGGATGCTTTAGAAAAATGTTGCAAAGAGTATGGCTTTGAGGCTAAAAATTTCTCAAAAGCGGCAAAAGAGGAGCTTTTGAGCTATGACTATCCAGGCAACATAAGAGAGCTCATCTCAGTCGTGCAGCGTGCAGCGATACTAAGCGAGGGTGATGAAATTTTGCCAAAAGATCTATTTTTACAAGCCAGAAGCAAAAAATAGCCATAAATTTAAGTAAAATTACGAAAATTAAAAAAGATAAGGAGAGCAGATGAGAAAATTTAACGTAGCAGTCGTTGGCGCTACTGGAGCGGTCGGCGAAGAGCTTTTTAGAGTTATGGAAGAGGTTGATTTCCCAGTTGGAGAGCTTTTGCCGCTTGCTAGTGCAAAAAGTGCTGGTAGTGAGATCGAATTTAATGGCAAATATTACAAGGTAAAAGAGCTAACCGAAAAGGTTTTTAGCGAGCACGAGATCGATATCGCATTTTTTAGTGCAGGCGGCTCAGTTTCAGAGAAATTTGCCAAATTTGCAGCTGACAGCGGCGCGGTAGTCATCGATAATACCAGCCATTTTAGGATGGATAAAGATATCCCGCTAGTCGTGCCTGAGTGCAACCCAAGTGACATCGCCATGTGGAAAAACCGCGGCATCATAGCTAATCCAAACTGCTCAACTATCCAAATGGTGCAAATTTTAAAGCCACTAAATGACGCTTTTAGCATCAATAGAGTCGATGTCTCTACATACCAAGCAGCAAGCGGTGCTGGCAAAGAGGGCATGGAAGAGCTTGTCGTTCAGATGCAAAAATTCTTTGAGTTTAAGCTTGATGAGTGCGAGCCAAAGGTATTTGCGCACCGCCTAGCACTAAATGTTATCCCACACATCGATGTTTTTTTGGACAATGACTACACAAAAGAAGAGATGAAAATGGTCAATGAAACGCAAAAAATTCTTCACAAAGATATAGAAGTTAGCGCTACCTGTGTGCGTGTGCCAGTGCTTAGAAGCCACTCTGAGGCGATCACCATCCATTTTGACAAAGACGTGAGCGCAGATGCGGCAAGAGAGATATTAAACAAAGCGCCAAGCATCGTCGTAGTCGATAATCCAGCGCAAAAAGAGTATCCGATGCCTATCATTTCAAGTGATACAAATGAGACTTATGTCGGCAGGATCAGAGTTGATAATTACAGACCTAATGTGCTTCATCTTTGGTGTAGTGCCGATCAGATCCGCGTAGGGGCTGCGACAAATGCCGTCAGGATCGCGCAAAAGTGGATTGCGATGCAAGAGTAAATAAAAAGGATTTTTATTGCGTAAGATATTTGAAAAAATTTTGCTTGCTAGCAACAGCTTTACACTTTTTCCAGTAGTTTTTGGACTTTTAGGTGCGATCGTGCTTTTTATCATCGCAAGCTATGACGTCGGCAAAGTACTTTTAGAGGTTTATAAATATTTCTTTGCTGCAGATTTTCACGTTGAAAATTTCCACTCAGAAGTCGTTGGCGAGATTGTTGGAGCGATCGATCTATACTTGATGGCGCTTGTTCTTTATATATTTAGCTTCGGAATTTACGAGCTTTTCATCTCAGAGATCACACAGCTAAAACAGTCAAAGCAGAGCAAGGTACTTGAAGTGCATTCACTTGATGAGCTAAAAGACAAGCTTGGCAAAGTGATCGTCATGGTCTTAATCGTAAATTTCTTCCAAAGGGTGCTTCACGCAAACTTCACAACTCCGCTTGAGATGGCCTATCT
The DNA window shown above is from Campylobacter concisus and carries:
- a CDS encoding lipoprotein required for motility, which gives rise to MKIKILFFAVMATLFSGCTFNGFMGEPTSTSNRNVVIQKVDKDDLREVMKKEKMIYDSAPRETTFRATGEGIAPLNSLSYAQSVTLAKRAAMADAYSQLAGKLYGVKINAEDTVRDAMLNDSSITSKVQGLVKNARIVNENFKDGLYKVNMELKIDEDKWREVFSY
- a CDS encoding AAA family ATPase; this translates as MNIVIVEDDINMRKSLEIALGEYEELNIKSYKSAVEALKKLSDDTDLIITDINMPKMDGLEFIKELNGKFDVIIMTGNATLNKAIESVRLGVKDFLTKPFDVSTLYEAIKRVELLKQKTPKTIKKVETKNENNGFLATSKALEATLNIALKAARTDASIMLSGESGVGKEVFAKFIHANSPRKDAAFVALNMAAIPENLIESELFGFEKGAFTDAATTKKGQFELANGGTLFLDEIGEMPINLQPKLLRALQEREITRLGATKSEKIDVRIICATNANLELAMKEGRFREDLFYRLNTIPLFIPPLRERKDEILPIAQDALEKCCKEYGFEAKNFSKAAKEELLSYDYPGNIRELISVVQRAAILSEGDEILPKDLFLQARSKK
- a CDS encoding aspartate-semialdehyde dehydrogenase gives rise to the protein MRKFNVAVVGATGAVGEELFRVMEEVDFPVGELLPLASAKSAGSEIEFNGKYYKVKELTEKVFSEHEIDIAFFSAGGSVSEKFAKFAADSGAVVIDNTSHFRMDKDIPLVVPECNPSDIAMWKNRGIIANPNCSTIQMVQILKPLNDAFSINRVDVSTYQAASGAGKEGMEELVVQMQKFFEFKLDECEPKVFAHRLALNVIPHIDVFLDNDYTKEEMKMVNETQKILHKDIEVSATCVRVPVLRSHSEAITIHFDKDVSADAAREILNKAPSIVVVDNPAQKEYPMPIISSDTNETYVGRIRVDNYRPNVLHLWCSADQIRVGAATNAVRIAQKWIAMQE